The genome window AGCTTCCGGTCGGGAAAAAATAAGTGTATTGATAGCTTACAGGGATTCACTCTTCCCTGACAACAACATGCAACATAAAAGCGAATCAGGCAACATCCTGATAGCACCTGCGCAAACAGGCCCCGCCACCTCAACCAAGGAGCATGAATGCACAATTCCAAGCAGTACCTCATCGATGACCTCTCCATGCAGGAGTCCTGGCGGCTGTTCAAGATCATGTCCGAAATCGTGGACGGCTTCGAAACCCTGAGCGACATCGGCCCGGCCGTGTCGGTCTTCGGGTCGGCCAGGGTCAAGCCCGACGAGCCGCTCTACAAGCAGACCGAGGAACTTTCCGCGGAACTGGCGAACGCCGGATTCACGGTCATCACCGGCGGCGGCCCCGGCCTCATGGAGGCGGGCAACAAGGGCGCCAAGGAGGCTGGCGGCCAATCCGTGGGCCTGCACATCCACCTGCCCCTGGAACAGCACAACAACGACTACATGGATGTGCGCTGCGACTTCCGCTACTTCTTCATCCGCAAGCTCATGTTCATCAAGTATGCCATGGCCTACGTGGCCCTGCCCGGCGGCTACGGCACCCTGGACGAACTCTCCGAGGCGCTGGTGCTCATCCAGACCAAGCGCATCCGCCCGTTCCCCATCGTACTGTTGGGCACCGAGTACTGGAGCGGACTCATCGACTGGTTCAAGAACAGCATGGTGACCAGCAAGTTCTGCAACGTGGAAGACCTGGACCTGTTCCTTGTCACCGACGACATCAAGGAAGCCGTGAACCACATCAAGCGTCACGTGGTCCTCTAAACACACAGGCCCGCTTCTTCCGAAGCGGGCCCTTTCCGGAGCCCCCTTGACCAACCGCAGCAAAGCCCTGACCTACGGCCTGTGCACGGTCCTGATCTGGTCCACCGTGGCCACGGCCTTCAAAATCGCCCTCAAGCATCTCGACCCGCTGCAACTGCTGCTCTGCGCCAACGTCGTTTCCATCGGCGCGCTCTTCGCCATTCTCGCGGCACAGGGAAAACTCCGGACCCTGCGCATGCCCAACAGGGAAATCCTGCGGGCCGCGATCCTGGGCGTGCTCAACCCGTTCCTGTATTACGCGGTACTGTTCAAGGCCTATGCCCTGCTCCCGGCCCAGGAAGCGCAGCCCATCAACTTCACCTGGGCCATCACCCTGAGCCTGCTCTCGGTGCCCCTGCTGGGGCAAAGACTTTCCCTGCGCGAATTCATCGCCATTCTCGTCAGCTACCTCGGCGTACTGACCATCTCCACCCACGGAGAACTCACGGGCCTGCATTTCAGCAGCATGAGCGGCGTGGCCCTGGCGCTGGCCAGCACGATCATCTGGGCGCTGTACTGGATATACAACACCCGGAGCAAGGGCGACCCCGTGGCGGGCCTGCTGCTCAACTTCCTGTTCGGCCTGCCCTGCGTCCTGGCGGCCACGCTGATCTTTTCCGAACTGCCCTCCCTGACCTGGCGGGCCGCCCTGGGAGCGTCCTATGTGGGCATCTTCGAAATGGGCGTCTCCTTTGCCCTCTGGCTCACGGCGCTCAAGTACGCCGCAGGCCCGGACGGCGGCGGCACCGCGCGAGTGGCCAACCTGATCTTCCTTGCGCCGTTCCTCTCCCTGGTCTTCATCCACTTCATAGTGGGCGAGGAAATCCGCCTCTCCACCATTGCAGGGCTTGCATTCATCATAGCGGGCAATGCGCTCATGCAGACCGCTTCCCGAAAACGCTAGGACTCCAGCCTGACATCCGCGGCCAGAACACCGAGGCTCACGCCCCGGGAATCCCGGACTGGGGTGGAAACCGTTATGCACTTGCCGCCGGATGCCGAGGATACATAAACATCGGACACGTAGTAGGTGCCGCTTTCCACGGCCCCGTCGAACCACGGCCTTCCGGCCCAATCCGAGCCGTGGGCCCCCCTGTCCTCGGAATACTCCATAACCTCACCGCCTATGTTGCTGACCACCTGGCGCCCCTTGGCGTCGGTCACATACAGCAATTCGAGGAAGGCATGCTTGCGCACCGCAGCCTTGAGCACCGATTCCATGTATCCCCGCTCAAGATCGACAAATCCCGGCGCGCCGATGATATCCTCGAGAACTTCCTGAACCCGACCGTTGCCCACCAGCTCAAAGGCCTCCACCAGTGCGGATAGGTCATCCAGGCGTTCCCCGAGCACGGAAACCGCCGCGTCGGAATCGCGCATCTGTCCCCCGGTGGATTCGGAAATGGCATTCACCTCCGTGATGGTGCGGGTAATGGCCTCGCTGGCGGCGGATTGCTGCGAGGCAGCGGTGGCGATCTCACGAATGCGGTCGGCGCTTTCTCCCGCATGGGCGACAATATCCTCCAACGCGGACCCCGAAGCCTCGGCCTGCAACGCCGCCGAATCAGCGACATCGGCCATGTGCTCCACGCCCTTCACGGTCCGCTCCACCTCGCTCTGAA of Salidesulfovibrio onnuriiensis contains these proteins:
- a CDS encoding TIGR00730 family Rossman fold protein; translation: MHNSKQYLIDDLSMQESWRLFKIMSEIVDGFETLSDIGPAVSVFGSARVKPDEPLYKQTEELSAELANAGFTVITGGGPGLMEAGNKGAKEAGGQSVGLHIHLPLEQHNNDYMDVRCDFRYFFIRKLMFIKYAMAYVALPGGYGTLDELSEALVLIQTKRIRPFPIVLLGTEYWSGLIDWFKNSMVTSKFCNVEDLDLFLVTDDIKEAVNHIKRHVVL
- a CDS encoding DMT family transporter codes for the protein MTNRSKALTYGLCTVLIWSTVATAFKIALKHLDPLQLLLCANVVSIGALFAILAAQGKLRTLRMPNREILRAAILGVLNPFLYYAVLFKAYALLPAQEAQPINFTWAITLSLLSVPLLGQRLSLREFIAILVSYLGVLTISTHGELTGLHFSSMSGVALALASTIIWALYWIYNTRSKGDPVAGLLLNFLFGLPCVLAATLIFSELPSLTWRAALGASYVGIFEMGVSFALWLTALKYAAGPDGGGTARVANLIFLAPFLSLVFIHFIVGEEIRLSTIAGLAFIIAGNALMQTASRKR